One Glycine soja cultivar W05 chromosome 2, ASM419377v2, whole genome shotgun sequence genomic region harbors:
- the LOC114392206 gene encoding neurochondrin-like, producing the protein MSPANLEEECLKLLKGERDEQRLAGLLLVTKFCKAEDQSSVRRVYDAVGPHFLYRLLRTGMASGGGGLNDNRNAYLSLSITVLATFCRVPDIASSEDMLFYIPLVLEVISTGSVLSVLEECYEFLYLVSAASESGIARFFESGGIKILASQMRSLHDGSHLMELSFKLLQLILGRTSSDIIQNNDLSEISVIVAAIARQFAVLHNSLKFEALHLLNAILSSKDSSQLRDAFRLLPQDSWSPNIRIGIMAILQNRVAPAERLQALILAESMVSMYGEDWLIGQVSTNDALDPAPADMCLLLVLEQSRVEIAVLLNELAYLKYEAPQDTSATAEAIFSKRHNVAVAYSLVERIIKLISNVEGNDGNLLDEGTLTKLIHQLNETIAVVLEYLEDAKEHGQKKGDDLLASVRIIGSYLAEAPVACKEKVQDLLGYMLSLEGEDEQRPFYAVCFLLPMLSQITMEIEGCKALASCKGLEAVLDCFSKLVGSHAFLVEDNGCIFMACDTIMNLLLKKDKVQIKLDVSAIVDLLKVLAHWSENTDEMSSMMMASSICTLIFDYTSEEALLNCPDFDYRTLSSLYLLIARCLASSEQDTKVDMDLSEIVSSGFSRWAHRYPHIRDAVKN; encoded by the exons ATGAGTCCAGCGAATCTGGAGGAGGAGTGCTTGAAACTTCTGAAAGGAGAGCGAGACGAACAGCGTCTGGCTGGGCTTCTTCTGGTAACCAAGTTCTGCAAAGCTGAGGATCAGTCCTCAGTCCGTAGGGTCTACGATGCGGTTGGACCTCACTTTCTCTATCGCCTCCTCAGAACCGGTATGGCAAGCGGAGGAGGAGGCCTCAACGATAACCGGAATGCCTACTTAAGCTTATCCATCACGGTTCTCGCCACATTTTGTCGTGTTCCAGATATTGCTTCCTCGGAGGACATGCTTTTCTATATCCCCCTTGTCTTGGAAGTAATATCCACCGG GTCTGTCTTATCTGTTCTTGAAGAATGCTATGAGTTTCTATACTTGGTGTCAGCTGCTTCTGAAAGTGGAATCGCGAGATTTTTCGAATCCGGAGGCATCAAGATACTAGCTTCTCAAATGCGTTCTCTTCACGATG GTTCACATCTGATGGAATTATCTTTTAAACTTTTGCAATTGATTCTGGGTAGGACGTCCTCGGACATAATTCAGAATAATGACTTATCTGAAATCTCAGTTATT GTGGCAGCAATAGCAAGGCAGTTTGCTGTCTTGCACAATTCCTTGAAATTTGAAGCTCTCCACCTACTAAATGCCATTCTTTCCTCAAAAGATTCA TCACAACTTCGTGATGCCTTCCGATTACTTCCTCAAGATAGCTGGTCACCCAATATACGCATTGGTATAATGGCTATTTTGCAGAATCGTGTTG CACCTGCTGAAAGGTTGCAGGCTCTCATTTTAGCCGAGTCTATGGTTTCCATGTATGGAGAAGATTGGTTGATTGGCCAAGTAAGCACAAATGATGCACTAGATCCAGCTCCAGCTGACAT GTGCTTGTTGCTTGTCTTGGAGCAGTCAAGGGTTGAAATTGCTGTTCTTCTGAATGAGTTGGCGTACTTAAAATATGAAGCACCTCAGGATACTTCTGCCACAGCTGAAGCAATTTTTTCAAAGCGACATAATGTGGCTGTTGCTTACTCCTTGGTTGAGaggataataaaattaatatcaaatgTTGAAGGAAATGATG GAAACCTCCTTGATGAAGGCACATTGACAAAGCTGATTCACCAACTGAATGAGACAATTGCTGTTGTACTAGAGTATTTAGAAGATGCAAAG GAACATGGGCAAAAGAAAGGAGATGATTTACTTGCTTCAGTGCGAATTATTGGGAG CTATCTTGCAGAAGCACCTGTAGCATGCAAGGAGAAGGTTCAAGATCTTTTAGGGTATATGCTTTCTCTTGAAGGTGAAGATGAACAAAG GCCCTTCTACGCTGTTTGCTTTCTGCTACCTATGTTGTCTCAAATTACTATGGAGATTGAAGGATGCAAAGCTTTGGCTTCATGTAAAGGACTTGAGGCT GTTTTAGATTGCTTCAGTAAATTAGTTGGGTCACATGCTTTTCTGGTTGAGGATAATGGTTGCATCTTTATGGCATGTGATACAATAATGAATCTTTTATTAAAG AAAGACAAAGTTCAGATAAAGTTGGATGTATCAGCTATTGTTGATCTTCTTAAAGTGTTGGCTCATTGGTCAG AAAACACTGATGAAATGTCAAGTATGATGATGGCTTCAAGCATTTGTACACTGATATTTGATTATACATCAGAAGAGGCTCTTTTAAACTGTCCAGATTTCGACTATAGAACTCTTAGCAGTCTTTATCTTCTCATTGCAAGATGTCTGGCATCATCAGAACAG GATACTAAAGTGGATATGGATCTTTCTGAGATTGTCTCTTCTG GCTTCTCTCGATGGGCTCATCGGTACCCCCACATCAGAGACGCTGTCAAGAACTAA